Genomic window (Croceicoccus sp. Ery15):
GGGAATACGGATGATCCGGTCACAGAATCCCGCAGCGTGGGAAGAGCTAGCAACGGCGCAGCGCATCCTGAGCGCAAACCGCGAAACCATCGACCAATGTATAGAACGGGCGCGGAAACTTCAACGACGTGTCAATTGTACAATACAAGTGTCACCTTGAAGAAGGAAAGCAGTCCATTTCTAGTGGGGCACCTAGTCAAGCCAACGCTCCATCATGGTGCAACTTGGTGGGCTTGGTGCACTGTCACACGTTCGAAGCGGACAGGCGGAAACGCCAGAAGGCAGAACCTGCCAGCTTGGACCAAAAAAGACCCCCATTCCCATCGGGAATGGGGGCCCTGAAGTCGAGGTTGGCACCGCAAAATGCGATGCGTCCCTTCGGGTCGCCTGGTTGCAGGTCTTGCTGCATTCTGCTGCGTGGCTATTCCTTGACAGGAACCGCTTCTGGATACTGGATTTCGGCGAGCGCGCCTTCGACAAGAGCGCGTCCCTCTTCGCTTTCGATGACGAGGTCGATCGGCCGTCCGCCCAACTTGTCATTTGGCGCGTTCATGAATGAAATCGCAGCCTCTCGCCCAAGAACAAGCATTGCCAATCGCGTGGCATCGCCCTGGCGGCGTGCCGCAGCTGGCGTGAGACGCACCGCCGATTTGCGGAACGGCGTCAAAAGACGGCTTTCGCCATGAGTCCGGATGGGGCGTATCGGGAATTCACGTCAGTCTCCTCGTGCAAAGCGGGAGCCCAACCTGTCTCTCAGTCGCAGGACGCCAAAGTGGTACTTACAGCGATGGGGCAAGGCGTAGCAGCTTGGCAGGATCAAGTCTTGCAAATAATTCCCAACGCAAGTCGAGCCCTGCGCAACACAACCTGCCGATGCCGCTGGCGTATAGATCAATCTACCCCGAAGCGCGTTTGATAATTTGTCGTTCCAGACTGCGGAGCGACTATCCCGGGAGGATTTCGCCCTGATGCCGGTTTTGCCCGCGACGGTTTTGTCGTCGAAGACGAACTACTCATTGGAATGGATGTCGTCGACCAATTGCAAACCTGGGACTTTCAGACGCTCGAAGCCGGGACAGGTCACTTCTTATCAAAAGAAGCCCCGTCCTGCAGCGAGTTCGCCTGAGAATCGTCCGCCTTCTTCAACCGGGCCTTTTCGCGATCAGCTTCGACCTTCCTGGCGTGGTCAGCCAGTTTCGAAAACATCGCCTCGGAGCGCAATGCTCGTAAACGAACGTTTTCCAACGTCGCCTCCGCTGCCTCCGTCTTGGCTTCAGCCGCGCGAGCGGAATAGAATTTGTAACCTTGCTGCATTCAGACCTCCCCTCGAATGATTGATAGCACGCGCCGCGAGGGCCAATTCCTTCACGGCGCTCGCCATCGTCACAGGATCAGTCGGCGACGCTGAGATTGACCGCGCTAGCCTTACCGTTGCGACCGGTTTCCACTTCGTAATTGAGGCGCTGGTCCTTATCGAGCGTCTGCATGCCAGCGGCCTGCACAGCAGAAATATGCACGAAGCTGTCGGCGGAGCCATCGTCTGGCTGGATGAAGCCATAGCCCTTGTCGCCATTGAAGAATTTTACGGTACCGATAGTCATTTCGCTTCCTTTCAAGAAACGGATTGGGCCGGTCCGCGAAGTTGCGAACCGGATTCGTGCGTCAAGTCGTCAATTGAAAGGAGGTCGTCGTCTTATTGGTATGAAAAGCGGAATGATCCGATTTCCGCGCCAATCGTCGATACCCGTCGAAATTCAACGAGAGCAGAGTTTGTATCGCACGTTTCCGCGCAACTAGATAGTCGGTTCGGGTCCTGTCCGTGAAACGGTGGGAGCTGTGAATTGCGCCTGGCTCCAAGCACATGCCGCTGCAGCACCCAAACCGTGCTGAAACTCGCTTATCCGCCCCGCTATTCGGGAGGCCTTTGCGAGCTTCGCGAGCCGGTCATCGTCGTTGGCGGCAACACCGGCACCCATGAGCGCGCGCTGGTGTGCAGCATATTCAAGGTTCAGGTCCATGTCAGTTCTCCTGCGTGGGCGGGAATGCTGCTGCATGGCCGCTGGTTGAATTGCGTGTCAGTCGACCATGGTCGCGACGAGGCGTCGCAATTCGAGGGTCGGGATCATTGCGACAATGGGCGAATAACCCTTTCTCGCCAGCGAGTGTGATGCGCCATAGCGCGGCGAAAGTATGGCACGCGACGTGGCGCGTGCAGTGCTGTTGTTCATTTGTCTTGTATCCGGCAGGTCCATCCTGCCGCCTTTATAAGAGTGTCAGCGCCTGTATCCGCGTTTGCGACCACCGCCAGGGCCTTGCCCGGGTGTTCGTTCGCGAAAGACGATCCGGCCTTTGGTCAGATCGTAGGGCGTCAGTTCGACATGTACGCGGTCTCCAACGACCGATCGGATGCGGTAGCGGCGCATCTTGCCTGCAGTGTAGCAGATCAGACGATGCTCATTATCGAGGGTGACGCCGAAGCGGCCATCGGGCAGGATCTCGTTGATCTCACCCTCCATCGTAATGAGCTCTTCCTTCGCCAATCCATCTTCCTAGCGTACGAAAAATCATCCGCACGGACGTATTCCGTCGCGGAACCATAGTGCATGAAAAGGAAGTGGTGCCGATCTCACGCTTGTGCGCAAACTGCGGCAATCATAATCCGTCGCAAACGACGTTAGGCAATATCTATATAACAGCGTATAAAAAAATTTCAACGGTCTCGGTCGAATGGCTTGGAAATTGTCGCTTGTGTCGACGGGTGCCGCTGTGACCGGATCGCGCTCATTCAGCTTCAGACTGACGCCGGTGCTCGGCCAGCGCGTCGTCCAGACTGGTATATCTGTATGGACCGACGCAGTATTGGGTGATGGTCACCGCAGTGACCCCTTCGGGCAATACCGGCGATGAAATGGGCGTGGCCGAGCCACCTTCATTTTCCCACTCGTTTGTCGTCTGGGCCTTGCCGCTTTGCGCTTCGGGAACCTGGCTCATACCTATTGGAACCTATCCGATGGAAGCTGGTCCCGTGGCGCGCCAGTCCATGACTGAAGCGAACCGGCTCGCGCTGCCCTGATGCGCTTTTCATAATAGCCGACAAGATCGAAATAGGTCTCTCGGTCTACCAACGAACCTGATCGCACCGCATTGGCCTTTGCAAGCTCGTAGTTGAAAATCAGTTGATCGAGCGTCATGGCGAACTCCTCTCGCACCGCTAAGAAAAGTCAGCCGAGGCCTTTCGGCCCCGGCTGACATTCACGAGCTAGCCCTGCTGGGCGCGCGCCTGCTGCTCCTGCAGGCCGGGACCTTCGCCCTGCTGCGGCTGCAGGTTGATGGCCCGCATGTTGCCACCGTTGACCTCGCTGGTGTCGTAACCGTAGCGCTGATCGACGCTGGGCTCCTGTGCTTCCTGCTGCAGATCCTTCCGTCCGAACGCCAGCGCGTCGCCGCCCTGGTCCGGGGTAATCATGCCGGTGCCCTTGTCACTGTTGTAGCTCTTGATCTTGCCGAAATGTGTCATGTCGATTCCTTCAGTATGAATGCAGCGCGCCAGAATTGGATCGGCTGCGACTAAGAGGCGGAACTGAAGGAGGTGGCTTCTCTAAACTGGATGCCTAAGACCGTCGATTGCGACTGGTAGCTGTATCTAAGATGGGGGCGCTTGGCTGGACATAAAAGGCCGAGCCGAAAACATATCCAAGGGATAATCAATGCCGGAGCGGCGCCCATCGCAACCAATTCTCCGAAAAATGAATTGCATTCAATTTAACCTGGGATGGCCATAATCATCAATGTACGGCGTGAACTGCTATGATCATGCACTCACTACGAAGCAACATGCGCAGAGCAATAGTCTCCCCACGCTTCCATCAGCTTCACCCGTGCGCCAGGATTGTCCGGTGTGCCCAAATAAGTCGTGCGGCGATAGGCGGCCTGCACTGCGTCAGGCGTTTTGTGCGCGAGAGCCGCTTCGACAACCGCATTGGGGAAGCCTTCGTTTGCCGCCCAGTCGGTAAAGCTGGAGCGGAAACCGTGGACGTGGAAAGGCTCCTGCATGTCGCGCATGACCTTAAGCAGTGTCATGTTGGACATCGCCTTACCGGTCATGCCGGGGAATATCACTTCGGCTCCCTCAAGCCGCATTGCGTCCGCCTTCACAAGCACCGCCAGAGCTTCCTCTGACAGCGGCACGATGTGCGCCCTGTTGCGCTTCATGTGTTCGGCAGGGATTGTCCAAAGGCGCTGGTCCAGATCGAATTCGTCCCATTTCGCGAGCCGCACTTCCTGCGAACGAACGCCAGTCAGAATAAGAAGGTCGAGCGCGAGACGCGAGTAGGATGGCTTTCGGCGTAGCGCGGTCAGGAATGGAGGAACGGCCACGTATGGCATCGCCTTGCGGTTGGCCGGTTTCTTGATCTGTCGCGGCAGACCTCGCCCCGCTTTCAAGCTGCTATTGCCCGATGGAGCTTCGGTAGAGCGCCAGCCCTTGGCATGGGAATAGTCCAGCACTGCGCAAATCCTGTTGCGAACCTGGCGGGCCGTTTCCGGGATTTCCTGCCAGATCGGCGTCAGGACCGAGATGATGTCCGCAGCGGTGATTCCGCCAGTCGTCATGTCGCCCAGTTTCGGGAAGGCGTAGTTCTCCAGACTGGCGAGCCACTGGCGA
Coding sequences:
- the infA gene encoding translation initiation factor IF-1; amino-acid sequence: MAKEELITMEGEINEILPDGRFGVTLDNEHRLICYTAGKMRRYRIRSVVGDRVHVELTPYDLTKGRIVFRERTPGQGPGGGRKRGYRR
- a CDS encoding cold-shock protein, whose translation is MTIGTVKFFNGDKGYGFIQPDDGSADSFVHISAVQAAGMQTLDKDQRLNYEVETGRNGKASAVNLSVAD
- a CDS encoding antitoxin Xre/MbcA/ParS toxin-binding domain-containing protein; its protein translation is MTPFRKSAVRLTPAAARRQGDATRLAMLVLGREAAISFMNAPNDKLGGRPIDLVIESEEGRALVEGALAEIQYPEAVPVKE
- a CDS encoding cold-shock protein, whose amino-acid sequence is MTHFGKIKSYNSDKGTGMITPDQGGDALAFGRKDLQQEAQEPSVDQRYGYDTSEVNGGNMRAINLQPQQGEGPGLQEQQARAQQG
- a CDS encoding site-specific integrase; amino-acid sequence: MGKLTAVAVKAALANPGTYQDGDGLFLKVDKRGGAYWNLRLQQDGKRRDIGVGSAKLVTLAEARAKAADLRKAVKVEKRDVLTERKDEEAAKVTFREAATQYHSENEAGWKSDVYGRQWLASLENYAFPKLGDMTTGGITAADIISVLTPIWQEIPETARQVRNRICAVLDYSHAKGWRSTEAPSGNSSLKAGRGLPRQIKKPANRKAMPYVAVPPFLTALRRKPSYSRLALDLLILTGVRSQEVRLAKWDEFDLDQRLWTIPAEHMKRNRAHIVPLSEEALAVLVKADAMRLEGAEVIFPGMTGKAMSNMTLLKVMRDMQEPFHVHGFRSSFTDWAANEGFPNAVVEAALAHKTPDAVQAAYRRTTYLGTPDNPGARVKLMEAWGDYCSAHVAS